GGCCAGACCGGCGTGGTCGGTGTGCTGCGCAATGGCAGCAGCTCACGCAAGCTCGGTATCCGCGCCGACATGGACGCGTTGCCGATCATCGAAAACACCGGCGCCGCCTATACCAGCCAACACGCCGGCTGCATGCACGCCTGCGGCCATGACGGCCACACCACCATGCTGCTGGGCGCCGCCCGTTACCTGGCCGCGACCCGCCAGTTCGACGGCACCCTGAACCTGATTTTCCAGCCCGCCGAAGAAGGCCAGGGCGGCGCCGAAGCCATGCTCGCCGAGGGCTTGCTGGAGCGTTTCCCCTGCGATGCACTGTTCGGCATGCACAACATGCCGGGCTTGCCCGCCGGCCATCTTGGCCTTCGCGTTGGACCGATGATGGCCTCCCAGGACTTGATCACCGTGACCCTCGAAGGTGTCGGCGGCCACGGTTCCATGCCGCACCTCACAGTCGACCCGTTGGTGGCCGCCGCCAGTATGGTCATGGCCTTGCAGACCGTGGTGGCGCGCAATATCAATGCCCAGGAAGCCGCAGTCGTCACCGTCGGTGCCCTGCAAGCCGGCCAGGCCGCCAACGTGATTCCCCAGCAAGCGTTGTTGCGCCTGAGCCTGCGCGCCCTGGATGCGAGCGTGCGTGAACTGATGCTGGAGCGGGTCAAGGCGATCATCCAGACCCAGGCCGCGAGCTTCGGCTGCACCGCACAGATCGAACATCGCCCGGCCTACCCGGTGCTGGTCAACCACGCGGATGAAACCGAATTCGCCCGCCAGGTCGGCGTCGCCCTGCTCGGTGAAGACGCCGTCGATGGCAACACCACCAAGCTGATGGGCAGCGAAGACTTCGCCTGGATGCTGCAACGCTGCCCCGGCAGCTACCTGTTTATCGGCAACGGCGTCTCGCGGCCGATGGTCCACAACCCCGCCTATGACTTCAACGACGACATCCTGTTGACCGGCGCCGCCTACTGGGGCGCGTTGGCCGAGAGCTGGCTCAAGCCCGCCTGACGAGCACTTTTTTCTGCCGCTGGACCCTTTCCCAACAGGTTGAATGGAGTGTTCCCATGCAGGCTACAAAACACGGTGTATCGCGCACCCGCCAGGTGGTCGCGGCGGTGATCGGCAATGCGCTGGAATGGTATGACTTCATCGTTTATGGCTTTCTCGCCAGCATCATCGCCCGGCAGTTTTTCCCCTCGGAGGATGAATACGCCTCGCTGCTGATGGCGTTGGCGACGTTTGGCGTCGGGTTCTTCATGCGCCCGGTGGGCGGGATTCTGCTCGGCATGTATTCGGACCGCAAAGGCCGCAAGGCTGCGATGCAGTTGATCATCCGGCTGATGACCATCTCCATCGCCTTGATCGCTTTTGCCCCCAGCTACGCCGCCATCGGCATGGGCGCGCCGATGCTGATTGTGGTGGCGCGCATGCTCCAGGGCTTTGCCACCGGCGGCGAATACGCCAGTGCCACGGCGTTTCTGGTGGAAAGCGCACCGGCCCATCGCAAGGGGTTGTACGGTTCCTGGCAGTTGGTGGGGCAGTGCCTGGCGGTGTTTGGCGGCGCAGCGATGGTGGCGTTGGTCACGCACTTTTTCGAACCGCAAACCCTGGAGCTGTGGGGCTGGCGCCTGCCGTTCATCTTCGGCTTGCTGATCGGTCCGGTGGGCTTGTGGATCCGTCGGCACATGGAAGATCCCGAGGAATTTATCGAAGCGCGCAAACAGGCAAAAGGCGCGGCGCCGAGCTTGATGGAGGTCATTCGCGATCACCGCCGCAGCATCTTGGTATCGATGGGCCTGGCGTGTGGGGCGACGGTGTCGTTCTACGTGGTGCTGGTGAATATGCCGACCTTCGCCCACAAGAACCTCGGCCTGCCACTGGACCAGGTGTTGATGGTGCAGATGTTCGCGGTGGCGCTGATGACCGTGGTGATTCCGTTGTCCGGCCTGCTGTCGGACAGGCTGGGTCGGC
This genomic window from Pseudomonas sp. Bout1 contains:
- a CDS encoding M20 aminoacylase family protein produces the protein MSPHQHILDWLSDVASDLHAVRQDIHAHPELGFEENRTAALVAQSLRNWGYEVHTGIGQTGVVGVLRNGSSSRKLGIRADMDALPIIENTGAAYTSQHAGCMHACGHDGHTTMLLGAARYLAATRQFDGTLNLIFQPAEEGQGGAEAMLAEGLLERFPCDALFGMHNMPGLPAGHLGLRVGPMMASQDLITVTLEGVGGHGSMPHLTVDPLVAAASMVMALQTVVARNINAQEAAVVTVGALQAGQAANVIPQQALLRLSLRALDASVRELMLERVKAIIQTQAASFGCTAQIEHRPAYPVLVNHADETEFARQVGVALLGEDAVDGNTTKLMGSEDFAWMLQRCPGSYLFIGNGVSRPMVHNPAYDFNDDILLTGAAYWGALAESWLKPA
- a CDS encoding citrate-proton symporter: MQATKHGVSRTRQVVAAVIGNALEWYDFIVYGFLASIIARQFFPSEDEYASLLMALATFGVGFFMRPVGGILLGMYSDRKGRKAAMQLIIRLMTISIALIAFAPSYAAIGMGAPMLIVVARMLQGFATGGEYASATAFLVESAPAHRKGLYGSWQLVGQCLAVFGGAAMVALVTHFFEPQTLELWGWRLPFIFGLLIGPVGLWIRRHMEDPEEFIEARKQAKGAAPSLMEVIRDHRRSILVSMGLACGATVSFYVVLVNMPTFAHKNLGLPLDQVLMVQMFAVALMTVVIPLSGLLSDRLGRRPVLMAFTLAFFVMVYPLYVWVAAAPSIERLLVMQVMLCTAIGGFFGPAPTALAEQFPIEVRSTGVSVAYNVSVMVFGGFAPLIVTWLSKVLGTPVAPAFYVLFACVLTLLGTYCMHEAPRAKRPAPFSSEVKP